The Ruminococcus bovis genome includes a region encoding these proteins:
- the adhE gene encoding bifunctional acetaldehyde-CoA/alcohol dehydrogenase: protein MAKNSKNNAKATEEKAVVTEVKDSNIVDSVEALEAKLAQVREAQKKFSAYTQEQVDKIFKAAAIAANQARIPLAKLAVEETGMGVVEDKVIKNNYAAEYIYNAYKNTKTCDIIERDESFGTIKVAEPIGVVGAVIPTTNPTSTAIFKTLISLKTRNGIIISPHPRAKKSTIAAAKVVLDAAVKAGAPENIIGWIDIPSLDMTNLLMKESDIILATGGPGMVKAAYSSGKPALGVGAGNTPAIIDSSADILLAVSSIIHSKTFDNGMICASEQSVIVVKDIYEKVKKEFQYRGCYFLNPEETEKVRKTIIINGALNAKIVGQSAHTIAALAGVDVPVDTKVIIGEVESVDIAEEFAHEKLSPVLAFYKAEDFEDALNKAEHLIADGGYGHTSSLYCNAVTEKDKIDTFANRMKTCRILVNTPSSHGGIGDLYNFQLKPSLTLGCGSWGGNSVSENVGVKHLINIKTVAERRENMLWFRAPEKVYMKKGCLPVALQELKDVMGKKRVFIVTDQFLYKNGYTKIVTDKLDEMGIVHTTFFDVAPDPTLACAKEGAKQMTAFEPDCIIAIGGGSAMDAGKIMWVMYEHPEVDFMDMAMRYIDIRKRVYTFPEMGKKAYFIAVPTSAGTGSEVTPFAVITDEKSGIKYPLADYQLLPKMAIVDTDMHMTAPKGLTAASGVDALTHALEAYASIMATDYSDGLALKAAKTIFEYLPTCYDNGPNEPVAREKMANAATMAGMAFANAFLGVCHSMAHKLGAYHHLPHGIANALLIDLVIRFNAAECPRKMGTFSQYAYPHTMRRYAEFGEYLGVKGKTDEEKVENLIKMIDELKERVGIKKTIKDYGIEEDKFLETLDSMCEDAFDDQCTGANPRYPLISEIKEMYLKAYYGE, encoded by the coding sequence ATGGCTAAGAATAGCAAGAACAATGCTAAAGCAACAGAAGAAAAAGCTGTTGTAACAGAAGTAAAAGATAGCAATATTGTAGATTCAGTAGAAGCACTAGAAGCAAAACTAGCACAGGTTAGAGAAGCACAGAAGAAATTCTCAGCATACACACAGGAACAGGTTGACAAGATCTTCAAGGCAGCAGCAATTGCAGCAAACCAGGCAAGAATTCCTCTGGCTAAACTGGCAGTAGAAGAAACAGGTATGGGCGTAGTAGAAGATAAGGTAATCAAGAACAACTACGCAGCAGAATATATTTACAACGCATACAAGAACACAAAGACTTGTGACATTATCGAAAGAGACGAAAGTTTCGGTACAATCAAGGTTGCAGAACCAATCGGTGTTGTAGGTGCAGTTATCCCAACAACAAACCCAACATCAACAGCAATCTTTAAGACACTTATCTCTCTAAAGACAAGAAATGGTATCATCATTTCCCCTCACCCAAGAGCAAAGAAAAGCACAATCGCAGCAGCAAAGGTTGTTCTAGATGCAGCTGTTAAGGCAGGTGCTCCAGAAAACATCATCGGTTGGATTGATATTCCTTCTCTTGATATGACAAACCTACTAATGAAAGAATCAGACATTATCCTAGCAACAGGTGGTCCTGGTATGGTTAAGGCTGCTTATTCAAGTGGTAAGCCTGCTCTAGGTGTTGGTGCAGGTAATACTCCTGCTATCATTGATAGCTCAGCAGACATCCTACTAGCTGTATCTTCAATCATCCACTCAAAGACATTTGATAACGGTATGATTTGTGCATCAGAACAGTCAGTAATCGTTGTTAAGGATATTTATGAAAAGGTTAAGAAGGAATTCCAGTACAGAGGCTGTTACTTCCTAAACCCTGAAGAAACAGAAAAGGTAAGAAAGACAATCATCATCAACGGTGCTCTAAATGCTAAGATTGTTGGTCAGTCAGCTCACACAATCGCTGCTCTAGCAGGTGTTGATGTTCCTGTTGATACAAAGGTTATCATCGGTGAAGTTGAAAGCGTTGACATTGCAGAAGAATTCGCTCACGAAAAGCTTTCTCCTGTTCTAGCTTTCTATAAGGCAGAAGATTTTGAAGATGCTCTAAATAAGGCAGAACACCTAATCGCTGATGGTGGTTACGGTCATACATCTTCTCTATACTGTAACGCAGTAACAGAAAAGGATAAGATTGATACATTCGCAAACAGAATGAAGACATGTAGAATCCTTGTAAATACACCATCATCACACGGTGGTATCGGTGACCTATATAACTTCCAGCTAAAGCCTTCACTAACACTAGGTTGTGGCTCATGGGGTGGCAACTCAGTATCAGAAAATGTTGGCGTAAAGCACTTAATTAATATTAAGACAGTAGCAGAGAGAAGGGAAAATATGCTTTGGTTCAGAGCACCTGAAAAGGTATATATGAAGAAGGGCTGCCTACCAGTAGCACTACAGGAACTAAAAGATGTTATGGGTAAGAAGAGAGTATTTATCGTAACAGACCAGTTCCTATACAAGAATGGTTACACAAAGATTGTAACAGATAAGCTAGACGAAATGGGCATTGTTCATACAACATTCTTTGATGTTGCTCCAGACCCAACACTTGCTTGTGCTAAGGAAGGTGCAAAGCAGATGACAGCATTCGAACCTGATTGCATTATCGCAATCGGTGGTGGTTCAGCAATGGATGCCGGTAAGATTATGTGGGTAATGTATGAACATCCTGAAGTAGACTTTATGGATATGGCTATGAGATATATCGACATCCGTAAGAGAGTTTACACATTCCCTGAAATGGGTAAGAAGGCTTACTTCATTGCAGTTCCAACATCAGCAGGTACAGGTTCAGAAGTAACTCCATTCGCAGTTATCACAGACGAAAAGAGTGGTATTAAGTACCCTCTAGCTGACTATCAGCTACTACCAAAGATGGCTATTGTTGATACAGATATGCATATGACAGCTCCTAAGGGTCTAACAGCTGCATCAGGTGTTGACGCACTAACACATGCTCTAGAAGCTTATGCATCAATTATGGCAACAGATTATTCAGACGGTCTAGCTCTAAAGGCTGCAAAGACAATCTTTGAATACCTACCAACATGTTACGATAACGGTCCTAACGAACCGGTAGCAAGAGAAAAGATGGCTAACGCAGCTACAATGGCAGGTATGGCATTCGCAAATGCATTCCTAGGTGTATGTCACTCAATGGCTCATAAGCTAGGTGCTTACCATCACCTACCACACGGTATTGCAAATGCTCTACTAATCGACCTAGTAATCAGATTCAATGCTGCAGAATGCCCAAGAAAGATGGGTACATTCAGCCAGTATGCTTACCCACACACAATGAGAAGATATGCTGAATTCGGTGAATACCTAGGCGTAAAGGGTAAGACAGATGAAGAAAAGGTAGAAAACCTAATCAAGATGATTGACGAGCTAAAGGAAAGAGTTGGCATTAAGAAGACAATCAAGGATTACGGCATTGAAGAAGATAAGTTCCTAGAAACACTAGACAGTATGTGTGAAGATGCATTTGATGACCAGTGTACAGGTGCTAACCCAAGATACCCATTAATCTCAGAAATTAAGGAAATGTATCTAAAGGCTTACTATGGTGAATAA
- a CDS encoding LysR family transcriptional regulator has protein sequence MNLLHLKYAIEIEKTQSINKAAENLYMGQPNLSRAIKELERSMGVKIFQRTSKGMIPTPEGIEFLGYAKKILAQVDQVENLFSKNKRNTQKFSISVPRSSYISSAFVNFCSKIDEDKRAEIYYQETNNQQAIRNILENDFKMGIVRYDVNYEETFKKYLEEKKLEAKDIFQFKYNIVVSKNDPLALKNSVTTEDLSNYIIISHADPYVPSLPAHDLQKEDMGYNNERHIFVYERASQLELLSKVKNTCMFVSPMPKHLLNIYGLKEIKCSDKVGMYKDVLIYRKKQKLDSFDELFINELENSIKEH, from the coding sequence ATGAACTTACTCCACTTAAAATACGCAATAGAAATTGAGAAAACTCAGTCTATTAACAAGGCTGCCGAGAATTTATATATGGGTCAACCTAACCTTTCCAGAGCAATTAAAGAACTTGAAAGGTCAATGGGTGTAAAGATTTTCCAAAGAACTTCCAAGGGTATGATTCCTACTCCTGAGGGTATTGAATTCCTAGGTTATGCAAAGAAAATTCTTGCACAGGTTGATCAGGTGGAAAATCTTTTTTCTAAGAATAAGAGAAACACTCAAAAGTTTTCAATTTCTGTTCCAAGGTCAAGCTACATTTCATCAGCATTTGTAAATTTCTGTAGCAAAATTGATGAAGATAAAAGAGCAGAAATTTATTATCAAGAAACCAACAACCAACAAGCAATTCGCAATATATTGGAAAATGACTTTAAAATGGGTATTGTACGATATGATGTGAATTATGAAGAAACATTTAAAAAGTACCTTGAAGAAAAGAAACTAGAGGCTAAGGATATTTTTCAATTTAAGTACAATATTGTTGTGTCAAAGAATGACCCATTAGCTTTAAAAAATAGTGTCACAACAGAAGATTTAAGCAATTATATTATTATAAGCCATGCCGATCCATATGTACCCTCATTACCGGCACATGATTTACAGAAAGAAGATATGGGTTATAATAATGAAAGACATATCTTTGTTTATGAAAGAGCAAGTCAGCTTGAATTGTTAAGTAAAGTGAAAAACACTTGTATGTTTGTATCCCCAATGCCAAAGCATTTGCTTAATATTTATGGCTTAAAAGAAATAAAATGCAGTGACAAGGTGGGAATGTACAAGGATGTGCTGATTTATCGAAAAAAACAAAAGTTAGATTCTTTCGATGAATTATTTATAAATGAGCTTGAAAATTCTATTAAGGAACATTAA
- a CDS encoding ABC-F family ATP-binding cassette domain-containing protein has product MSVLSAYDLSMSFIERKLFDSITFTVEEKDKIGFIGANGSGKTTLFKILTGQLSPDTGTVTVSKNTTVGYMEQHACTSLNRTVYEELLSVFQPLIDMEKELEELPKQIENATDDIHSLIEKQDLLLQKFQDKGGLTYKSRTRSSLIGLGFTEEDFDMEVSKLSGGQKSKLSLAKLLLSGANILLLDEPTNHLDINAVSWLENFLKDFDGSVIIISHDRYFLDAVTNRTMELYCNHLIMYKGNYSAFMDKKEKDQESIRNKYENDLKEIKRLEGIIQQQIEWSQERNYITAASKQKEIDRIKAQLVPPEEENHDLRFKFHVNEESGNDVVMCKDLEKSFGNNHLFSNLSFHIRKGEKVVIMGGNGIGKTTLFKMLLGREMPDSGYIDYGTGVKIGYFDQMQGNLNLENDAYTEVYDTFPNMTETEVRTALGRFRFRGDEVFKKLKLMSGGERARVNLLKLMLSGDNFLLLDEPTNHLDTFSRESLEKTLNEYEGTLLVISHDRYFVNKIADRILYMTDKGFVEYLGNYDYFIERTKDNPVDTPELKVRNDKPKVNDYKKEKEERAKIRKKQNDIKKIQALIEKLDEEIAQTESMLADESITSDYEKLMEYTEKLNELQTSQEEAFMKWEELENS; this is encoded by the coding sequence ATGTCTGTATTATCAGCTTATGATTTAAGTATGTCTTTTATAGAGAGGAAGCTGTTTGACAGTATTACTTTTACAGTAGAAGAAAAAGACAAAATAGGCTTTATCGGTGCAAACGGTAGTGGCAAGACCACATTGTTTAAAATTTTAACAGGACAACTTTCACCGGATACCGGCACAGTTACTGTTAGCAAAAATACAACTGTAGGTTATATGGAACAACACGCTTGTACCAGCTTAAACAGAACAGTTTATGAGGAGTTGCTTTCTGTCTTTCAACCATTAATAGATATGGAAAAGGAGCTTGAAGAACTTCCTAAACAAATAGAAAATGCAACTGATGATATACATTCTTTAATAGAAAAGCAGGATTTGTTACTTCAAAAGTTTCAGGATAAGGGTGGCTTAACTTATAAAAGCAGAACAAGAAGTTCACTTATCGGGTTAGGTTTTACTGAGGAAGATTTCGATATGGAAGTTTCTAAACTTTCAGGTGGACAAAAAAGTAAACTTAGCCTTGCAAAGCTATTGCTTTCAGGTGCTAATATTCTTCTCCTTGATGAACCTACCAACCACCTTGACATTAATGCAGTATCTTGGCTTGAAAACTTTTTGAAAGATTTTGACGGCAGTGTTATTATTATCAGCCATGACAGATATTTCCTTGATGCAGTTACAAACAGAACAATGGAACTTTATTGTAATCACTTAATTATGTATAAGGGTAACTACTCAGCCTTTATGGATAAGAAAGAAAAAGACCAAGAAAGTATCCGTAATAAATACGAAAACGATTTAAAAGAAATTAAGCGACTTGAGGGTATTATTCAACAACAGATTGAATGGTCACAAGAGCGTAACTATATTACTGCTGCCAGCAAGCAGAAAGAAATTGACAGAATAAAAGCACAACTAGTGCCACCGGAAGAAGAAAATCACGACTTAAGATTTAAGTTCCATGTAAATGAAGAAAGTGGCAATGATGTTGTAATGTGCAAAGACCTTGAAAAGTCTTTTGGCAATAATCATCTTTTCAGTAACCTTTCATTCCATATCAGAAAAGGTGAAAAGGTTGTTATTATGGGTGGCAACGGTATTGGCAAAACCACTTTATTTAAAATGTTATTGGGTAGGGAAATGCCTGATAGTGGTTATATTGACTATGGTACAGGTGTAAAGATTGGTTATTTTGACCAAATGCAAGGCAACTTAAACCTAGAGAATGATGCCTATACAGAAGTTTACGATACTTTCCCTAATATGACAGAAACTGAAGTTAGAACTGCTTTAGGCAGATTTCGCTTTAGAGGTGATGAAGTATTTAAAAAGTTAAAGCTAATGTCCGGTGGTGAAAGGGCAAGAGTTAACTTGCTAAAACTTATGTTAAGTGGAGATAACTTCCTGTTACTTGACGAACCTACCAACCACCTAGATACTTTTTCAAGAGAAAGTCTTGAAAAAACTTTAAATGAATATGAAGGCACTTTGCTTGTAATCAGCCACGATAGATACTTTGTAAATAAAATTGCCGATAGAATTTTGTATATGACAGACAAAGGCTTTGTTGAGTATCTTGGAAACTACGATTACTTTATAGAAAGAACAAAGGACAATCCTGTTGATACACCTGAACTAAAGGTTAGAAACGATAAACCAAAGGTTAATGATTATAAAAAGGAAAAAGAAGAAAGAGCTAAGATTCGTAAAAAGCAAAATGACATTAAGAAAATTCAAGCCTTAATTGAAAAGCTTGATGAAGAAATTGCCCAAACAGAAAGTATGTTAGCTGATGAAAGTATCACTTCGGATTATGAGAAACTTATGGAATATACGGAAAAGCTAAACGAACTTCAAACTTCCCAAGAAGAAGCATTTATGAAGTGGGAAGAACTTGAGAATAGCTAA
- a CDS encoding GDSL-type esterase/lipase family protein: MENTKWVSTWANATSIITRQVENYTKDITLRYPIKSAFKSSKLRFGFSNFCGTESITITCATVAKSDDKGNLLSDTTAITFDGKESVTIEKGIEIKSDEIPFNINSDEYISVSFYLKDFTETRSAVLVTGPLSKGYYALGNNVNEKVLPVEKMKSTNWFYFLNNVEVLTEEKNKTVICYGDSITAQSWPDYLAEKCFENYKDTAIVRRAVCGTRILRQYECIQYDSYGLKGSNRFEREISSVSGADTVIIQHGINDIIHPVGVENNVFRPWSDLPTAEEMIAGIEEYIKIARNLGLKVYGGTLLPIEGWRTYADFREKLRNEVNEWIRTTDKFDGVVDFDKALRDENNHSAFKIGYDSGDHLHPSEIAYKVMAETVPESILE, from the coding sequence ATGGAAAATACAAAATGGGTATCAACTTGGGCTAATGCCACTTCTATTATCACTCGTCAGGTAGAGAACTACACAAAGGATATAACACTTCGTTATCCTATTAAATCTGCTTTTAAGAGTAGCAAACTTAGATTTGGTTTTTCTAACTTTTGTGGTACAGAAAGCATCACAATCACTTGTGCTACTGTTGCAAAAAGTGATGATAAAGGTAACTTACTAAGTGACACAACTGCTATTACTTTTGACGGCAAAGAAAGTGTTACTATTGAAAAGGGTATTGAAATTAAAAGTGATGAAATTCCTTTCAATATTAACAGTGATGAATATATTTCTGTTAGTTTCTACTTAAAGGACTTTACAGAAACAAGATCTGCAGTACTTGTTACAGGACCATTATCTAAGGGTTATTATGCACTTGGAAACAATGTTAATGAAAAGGTATTACCGGTTGAAAAAATGAAAAGTACAAACTGGTTCTACTTCTTAAACAATGTTGAAGTTTTAACAGAAGAAAAGAACAAAACTGTTATTTGCTACGGTGACTCAATTACTGCACAATCATGGCCTGATTACCTAGCAGAAAAATGCTTTGAAAATTACAAAGATACTGCAATTGTTAGAAGAGCAGTATGTGGCACAAGAATTTTAAGACAATATGAGTGTATTCAATACGACAGTTACGGACTAAAAGGCAGTAACCGTTTTGAGAGGGAAATCTCTTCCGTTTCAGGTGCTGATACTGTTATTATTCAGCATGGCATTAACGATATTATTCATCCTGTCGGTGTTGAGAACAATGTGTTCAGACCTTGGAGTGACCTACCTACTGCTGAGGAAATGATTGCCGGTATTGAAGAATACATTAAAATTGCAAGAAACCTTGGCTTAAAGGTTTATGGTGGCACGCTTCTACCAATTGAAGGTTGGAGAACCTATGCAGACTTTAGAGAAAAGCTAAGAAATGAAGTTAACGAGTGGATAAGAACCACAGATAAATTTGACGGTGTTGTTGACTTTGATAAGGCACTTCGTGACGAAAATAATCATTCTGCCTTTAAGATTGGTTATGATAGTGGTGACCACCTACACCCATCAGAAATTGCCTATAAAGTTATGGCAGAAACAGTACCTGAAAGTATTTTGGAGTAA
- a CDS encoding cupin domain-containing protein, whose product MIFDYNNMETTVIKNFKGGEKEISAQMFDDEHGKIMKAVLKPGASIGYHKHEGNGEIVYAISGNAKVLYNDGEESFSAGQCHYCPMGNSHSIINTGDEDFVMFCVVLD is encoded by the coding sequence GTGATTTTTGATTATAATAATATGGAAACAACAGTTATCAAAAATTTTAAAGGTGGCGAAAAAGAAATCTCTGCTCAGATGTTTGACGATGAGCATGGCAAGATTATGAAAGCTGTCCTAAAGCCGGGTGCATCTATCGGTTATCATAAGCATGAGGGTAACGGTGAAATTGTTTATGCTATCAGTGGCAATGCTAAAGTCCTTTATAATGACGGTGAAGAATCTTTTTCTGCCGGTCAGTGTCATTATTGCCCTATGGGCAATAGCCACAGTATCATCAATACAGGTGATGAGGACTTTGTTATGTTCTGTGTTGTTTTAGATTAA
- a CDS encoding MarR family winged helix-turn-helix transcriptional regulator: MGNELYNNTIILNKLCKAITYNYRNCAQTSLVNDEVISPTGMAILTSLYVNPSDDTISNIATNIYVSKGLVSREVEKLRKDGYLQTISDENDRRMVRLKLVDSTIPLVQKEMETLDVLTDKVTEDVSEEDFKKFLEIVDKIQNNLNHLAYSDTHN, encoded by the coding sequence ATGGGTAACGAACTATACAACAACACAATCATCCTAAACAAGCTATGTAAGGCTATCACATACAACTACCGTAACTGTGCACAGACAAGCCTAGTTAATGATGAGGTTATCTCACCTACAGGTATGGCTATCCTTACTAGTCTTTATGTAAACCCTAGTGATGACACAATCAGCAACATTGCAACCAACATCTATGTTTCTAAGGGCCTTGTTTCAAGAGAAGTTGAAAAGCTTCGTAAAGACGGTTACCTACAGACTATCTCTGATGAAAATGACAGAAGAATGGTAAGACTAAAGCTTGTTGACTCAACAATCCCTCTGGTACAGAAAGAAATGGAAACACTTGATGTTCTAACTGATAAGGTTACTGAAGATGTTTCTGAAGAAGATTTCAAGAAGTTCCTTGAAATTGTTGACAAAATTCAGAACAACCTTAACCACCTAGCTTATTCCGATACACATAACTAA
- a CDS encoding helix-turn-helix domain-containing protein, protein MNIITQEAKKKQAIVKYALRKGKSEASRVYGVSLSSVKRWCKQYDGTWQSLLPKSRRPHSHPNRHTKEKKDKLEILLKSAMKDMDGMEYTVI, encoded by the coding sequence ATGAATATAATAACACAAGAAGCAAAGAAAAAGCAAGCCATAGTAAAATACGCACTAAGAAAAGGAAAAAGCGAAGCAAGTAGAGTGTACGGTGTAAGTCTTTCAAGCGTAAAGAGATGGTGTAAACAATATGACGGTACCTGGCAATCGCTATTGCCTAAATCACGCAGACCACATAGTCATCCCAACAGACACACAAAAGAGAAGAAAGACAAATTAGAAATTCTTTTAAAAAGTGCTATGAAAGATATGGATGGGATGGAGTATACAGTGATTTAA
- a CDS encoding integrase core domain-containing protein, giving the protein MKSPFEIELNKLGINHKLIPPRTPWHNGKVERSHRNDQRYFYDWETFKNIEELNTKLKGHLEWSNNKTMRTLEYKSPMQLLSEKLELKSIN; this is encoded by the coding sequence GTGAAAAGTCCTTTTGAAATAGAATTGAACAAATTAGGTATAAATCATAAATTAATACCACCACGAACACCTTGGCACAATGGGAAGGTAGAAAGAAGTCATAGAAACGACCAAAGATATTTCTATGATTGGGAAACATTCAAAAATATTGAAGAATTAAATACAAAGTTAAAAGGACATTTAGAATGGAGTAATAACAAGACAATGAGAACACTTGAATACAAAAGTCCAATGCAGTTATTGAGTGAAAAGTTAGAATTGAAATCCATTAACTGA
- a CDS encoding SDR family NAD(P)-dependent oxidoreductase, whose translation MAKTMIVTSATSGIGKAIAKKLLKESTDKNDKLIINYFDKNQMEEMSNELSDTDKEKVTFIYADMSTYEGMEGFVNDVLKVSDKIDWLVCNTAIGTYKKFEEYDYELWDTILRTNLSVPTFMVQKFKPHFNDGGKIIFMGSLCGKLSYSSSLVYSVSKAGVHHLAKCLLKEFDGQNVSINAIAPSFVETPWQKGRSQESYDRINRKINLHRFAQPDEVAKLVYDTMTNDFINGTLLEISGGYEYF comes from the coding sequence ATGGCAAAAACAATGATTGTTACCAGTGCTACTTCAGGCATTGGCAAGGCTATTGCAAAGAAATTACTAAAAGAATCAACAGATAAAAACGACAAGCTAATTATAAATTATTTCGACAAAAATCAGATGGAAGAAATGTCAAATGAACTTTCCGATACTGATAAAGAAAAGGTTACTTTCATTTATGCCGATATGTCAACATATGAAGGTATGGAAGGTTTCGTTAATGATGTACTAAAGGTATCTGACAAAATCGACTGGCTTGTATGTAACACAGCTATCGGCACATACAAGAAGTTTGAAGAATACGACTATGAACTATGGGACACAATTCTAAGAACTAACCTTTCTGTTCCTACATTTATGGTACAGAAGTTTAAGCCACACTTTAATGATGGTGGCAAGATTATCTTTATGGGTTCACTATGTGGTAAACTTTCATACAGCTCTTCCCTAGTATATTCTGTTTCAAAGGCAGGTGTTCATCACCTAGCAAAGTGTTTACTTAAGGAATTTGATGGTCAGAATGTTTCTATCAACGCTATTGCACCATCATTTGTTGAAACACCTTGGCAGAAGGGTCGTTCACAGGAAAGCTACGACAGAATCAACAGAAAGATTAACCTTCACCGTTTTGCACAACCTGATGAAGTTGCAAAACTTGTATATGACACAATGACCAATGACTTTATCAACGGTACATTACTGGAAATTAGTGGTGGTTACGAATATTTCTAA